The proteins below come from a single Juglans regia cultivar Chandler chromosome 12, Walnut 2.0, whole genome shotgun sequence genomic window:
- the LOC109005032 gene encoding uncharacterized protein LOC109005032 encodes MEGLIPMVYKAIKRNRVRREYRCLSSGDAQSYNIADFYINDQSHVYTLPSTQKIGAGLHIERNRHRRHRSVGDYGVGFTPPEGKRMETAPAPKLLVRFRSHRLFSCVSGGI; translated from the coding sequence ATGGAGGGTCTGATCCCCATGGTTTACAAGGCAATCAAGAGAAACAGAGTTCGCCGAGAATACCGCTGTCTCTCCTCTGGGGATGCTCAAAGTTACAACATAGCCGACTTCTACATCAATGATCAGAGTCATGTATATACGCTTCCTTCGACCCAGAAGATTGGTGCCGGTTTGCATATTGAGAGAAATCGCCACCGGCGACACAGGTCTGTAGGAGACTATGGAGTTGGATTCACACCGCCTGAAGGTAAGAGAATGGAAACTGCACCTGCTCCCAAGCTACTTGTGCGGTTTAGGAGCCATAGATTGTTCTCATGTGTTAGTGGCGGTATCTAG